The following coding sequences are from one Treponema bryantii window:
- the asnA gene encoding aspartate--ammonia ligase, translating to MIKLPSKYKAILGTRETEHAIVAIKDFFQLALSTELNLTRVTAPLFVDAGKGINDDLNGVERPVSFPVKDLGDAKMEIVQSLAKWKRLKITSLGLEPGFGIYTDMNALRPDEELDAIHSIYVDQWDWEMAIDPKDRTVFYLHEIVKKVYRCIQRTEFFLYDRYPQLKPILPKDIKIFYADDLQRQYPKLTPKEREDKVAKEYGAVFITGIGGKLDDGTIHDGRAPDYDDWITECGDGHRGLNGDILVWNPVLERAFELSSMGIRVSPESLKAQLEERGCPERAKFEFHSRLLNGELTQTLGGGIGQSRLCMFLLRKAHIGETQVSVWTDEIKADCKKHGIELL from the coding sequence ATGATTAAATTACCAAGTAAATATAAAGCAATTCTCGGAACTCGTGAAACCGAGCATGCAATTGTTGCAATAAAAGATTTCTTCCAGCTGGCTTTGAGTACAGAACTCAACCTTACACGTGTTACTGCACCTCTTTTTGTAGATGCTGGAAAAGGAATTAACGATGACCTCAACGGTGTTGAGCGCCCGGTAAGCTTCCCTGTAAAAGATCTCGGGGATGCAAAAATGGAAATCGTTCAGTCACTTGCAAAATGGAAGAGACTGAAGATAACTTCACTCGGACTTGAACCAGGCTTTGGTATCTATACTGATATGAATGCCCTCCGCCCTGATGAAGAACTTGATGCAATTCATTCTATATATGTAGACCAGTGGGACTGGGAAATGGCAATCGATCCAAAAGACCGTACTGTTTTCTATCTTCATGAAATTGTAAAGAAGGTTTACCGCTGTATTCAGAGAACAGAGTTCTTCCTCTACGACCGCTATCCACAGCTTAAACCAATTCTTCCAAAAGATATTAAGATTTTTTATGCAGACGATTTGCAGAGACAGTATCCAAAGCTGACTCCAAAAGAGCGCGAGGATAAGGTTGCAAAAGAGTACGGTGCTGTATTTATTACAGGTATAGGCGGTAAACTTGATGATGGAACTATTCACGATGGACGTGCTCCAGACTATGATGACTGGATTACTGAATGTGGAGACGGACACCGCGGACTTAATGGAGATATCCTTGTATGGAACCCTGTTCTTGAAAGAGCATTCGAGCTTTCTTCAATGGGTATTCGTGTAAGTCCAGAAAGTCTTAAGGCTCAGCTTGAAGAACGCGGCTGTCCTGAACGTGCTAAGTTTGAATTCCATTCACGTCTTCTCAACGGAGAACTTACACAGACTCTCGGTGGCGGTATCGGCCAGTCTCGTCTTTGTATGTTCCTGCTCCGCAAGGCTCACATTGGTGAAACTCAGGTAAGCGTTTGGACAGACGAAATCAAAGCTGACTGTAAAAAACACGGAATAGAACTGCTCTAG
- a CDS encoding GGDEF domain-containing protein, whose translation MYNVAVLVHNFAVEYADQILHGIYRYFSDKKDVRVFFAQTRTPHIIDGLYDYQCWASVEYLTSKVIDEVIIVSNTYCLYRSRDELKELFRPFFSKKVISIGMDFDEPGVYYTTAYCDSVYDEIVGHLKNEHGCTKIAFFSANKIQSQEAEERFKAFKNALKKHNLEFHEEWVLNGAFTRSSARAELESKYHKKEDIEYEAIICANDLMGMAVLDYFSELGIKIPSEMKVFGFDNTSHSILCVPTLATVDQSIEEQGYAAAEFGMRLLKEEGTDFPKFVNTELKAVYRRSCGCEDFLEQKKRDVFNAAVSHYEEVRRVGNLFDVIKGTSSLSDFAESFKSIVDTSGFSKLVVFVLREPVTVMREGTFNMPDEARLLLRVDTKNGDADYFEENEYINIKESLFNRERMQSNPGCYIFQPVIMGTVQYGYLFCKAERTDFGMNSILLKVITSVIVQAYDYTMTVNQKRLLETMNKELKERNYDLSISSKTDELTHLLNRRGFMEYGQKLIFFSDEVDTNGIVFFADLDCLKTINDKYGHENGDKAIIAAAEVLRKTFRKIDIIGRLGGDEFGVIASGMDIAFLDKLREKIDNICVEISERNNLIFKLSMSIGAARFSPEYKDLNELLMMADQDLYEQKKIHHARIKN comes from the coding sequence TTGTATAACGTAGCAGTTCTGGTTCATAATTTTGCGGTTGAATATGCAGATCAAATCCTGCATGGAATATACCGTTATTTCTCTGATAAAAAAGATGTCCGCGTTTTCTTTGCGCAGACTAGAACTCCTCATATTATTGATGGCCTTTACGATTACCAGTGCTGGGCATCTGTTGAATATCTTACATCAAAAGTTATTGATGAAGTAATAATTGTTTCTAATACATATTGTCTTTACAGAAGTCGTGATGAACTGAAAGAGCTCTTTAGACCGTTCTTTTCAAAAAAAGTTATTTCAATTGGAATGGATTTTGATGAGCCTGGTGTTTATTATACAACTGCTTATTGTGATTCTGTTTACGACGAAATTGTCGGACATTTGAAAAATGAACATGGCTGTACAAAAATAGCTTTCTTTTCTGCAAATAAAATACAGTCGCAGGAAGCCGAAGAAAGATTTAAGGCTTTTAAAAATGCCCTGAAAAAACATAATCTGGAATTCCATGAAGAGTGGGTGCTCAACGGAGCCTTTACAAGATCCTCTGCCAGAGCAGAACTTGAATCAAAATATCACAAAAAAGAAGATATCGAATATGAAGCAATAATCTGTGCAAATGATCTTATGGGAATGGCCGTTCTGGATTATTTTTCAGAACTGGGAATAAAGATTCCTTCTGAAATGAAGGTATTTGGTTTTGATAATACTTCCCATTCAATTCTCTGTGTACCGACACTGGCTACAGTTGATCAGTCAATTGAAGAACAGGGGTATGCTGCTGCAGAATTCGGAATGCGGTTGCTAAAAGAAGAAGGTACTGATTTTCCAAAATTTGTTAACACAGAACTAAAGGCTGTTTACCGCCGTTCCTGTGGTTGTGAAGATTTTCTGGAGCAGAAGAAAAGAGATGTCTTTAATGCGGCTGTTAGTCATTATGAGGAAGTTCGCCGGGTTGGAAATCTTTTTGATGTAATAAAAGGTACTTCAAGTTTGAGCGATTTTGCAGAATCCTTTAAATCTATTGTAGATACTTCAGGATTTTCTAAACTGGTTGTATTTGTATTGCGTGAACCGGTAACTGTAATGCGCGAAGGTACTTTTAATATGCCGGATGAAGCAAGACTCCTTTTGCGGGTAGATACTAAAAATGGAGATGCTGATTATTTTGAAGAAAACGAATATATCAATATAAAAGAATCTCTTTTTAATCGTGAGAGAATGCAGTCAAATCCAGGATGCTATATTTTCCAGCCGGTAATTATGGGAACAGTTCAGTATGGTTATCTTTTCTGTAAGGCAGAGAGAACTGATTTTGGAATGAACAGTATTCTCCTTAAGGTAATTACCAGTGTTATTGTTCAGGCTTACGATTATACAATGACAGTGAATCAAAAGCGTCTTCTGGAAACAATGAATAAGGAACTTAAGGAACGTAATTATGACCTTAGCATCAGTTCAAAAACAGATGAGTTAACACATCTGTTAAATCGCCGTGGTTTTATGGAATATGGTCAGAAACTGATTTTCTTTTCTGATGAGGTTGATACGAATGGTATTGTGTTCTTTGCAGATTTAGACTGCTTGAAAACTATAAACGACAAATATGGTCATGAAAATGGAGATAAAGCAATTATTGCTGCTGCGGAAGTATTAAGAAAAACCTTCAGAAAGATTGATATAATAGGCCGCTTAGGTGGTGATGAATTTGGTGTTATTGCTTCTGGAATGGACATTGCCTTTCTTGATAAACTCCGTGAAAAAATCGATAATATCTGCGTAGAAATCAGTGAAAGAAATAATTTAATCTTTAAGCTTTCTATGAGTATCGGAGCAGCACGTTTTAGTCCAGAATATAAAGATTTAAATGAGCTTCTGATGATGGCAGACCAGGATCTGTACGAACAGAAGAAAATACACCATGCAAGAATCAAAAATTAA
- a CDS encoding RluA family pseudouridine synthase encodes MQESKIKLESNGGERLDSFLRRELPLAAKIEGDFSNSKIRRLIMAGTIQVNGRVVNRPAFELRGKSSIEVRFDPERFFYEKQPDDVAFEMSDSSILYEDENLIFVDKPYNYPVEQTITGNRANLHDAVVDYLWKRNPSLRNPPYVGIMHRLDRTTSGVILFTKTRAVNGAVSELFQSHDLTKQYLAIVEDKKNVEKSFTVEMYMGRITGKSRQGKWGEVPDCRGGQYSKTDFRVLKKITVEGRPCLLIECSLHTGRTHQIRVHLASRGLPILGDTLYGGTPAKRLYLHSEKLTFSLNNKQYYVESSIKI; translated from the coding sequence ATGCAAGAATCAAAAATTAAATTAGAATCAAATGGGGGAGAACGGCTTGATTCTTTTCTTCGTCGTGAGTTACCGCTCGCAGCGAAGATTGAAGGAGATTTTTCCAATTCAAAAATCCGCCGGCTTATAATGGCGGGCACAATTCAGGTTAATGGCAGGGTAGTGAACCGTCCGGCCTTTGAATTAAGAGGTAAATCCAGTATTGAAGTTCGCTTTGATCCTGAACGTTTTTTTTACGAAAAACAGCCTGATGATGTTGCTTTTGAAATGTCGGATTCTTCTATATTATACGAAGATGAAAATCTGATTTTTGTTGATAAACCTTATAATTATCCTGTTGAACAGACAATTACCGGAAACCGTGCAAATCTTCATGATGCAGTTGTAGATTATTTATGGAAGAGAAATCCTTCTCTGCGTAACCCGCCGTATGTGGGAATCATGCACCGTCTGGACCGCACAACCAGCGGAGTTATTCTGTTTACTAAAACAAGAGCTGTAAACGGTGCAGTTTCAGAACTTTTCCAAAGTCATGACCTGACAAAGCAGTACCTCGCCATAGTAGAAGATAAAAAAAATGTAGAAAAATCTTTCACTGTAGAAATGTATATGGGCCGAATCACCGGAAAATCCCGGCAGGGCAAATGGGGTGAAGTGCCGGACTGCCGAGGAGGCCAGTACTCTAAAACTGATTTCCGCGTCCTCAAAAAAATCACTGTAGAAGGCCGCCCGTGCCTTCTTATAGAATGCAGTCTCCACACTGGCCGTACTCACCAGATTCGCGTTCATCTCGCAAGCCGCGGCCTTCCCATCCTCGGCGATACATTATATGGTGGTACACCTGCAAAAAGACTGTATTTACACTCTGAAAAGCTTACGTTTTCATTGAATAATAAGCAATATTATGTAGAATCCTCTATAAAAATATAA
- a CDS encoding nucleotide exchange factor GrpE — translation MAEEKTEQAENQTEEKATSQEAAADSQTADAAPESDKAEEKKEQTPEERIAALEKENADLKDQLLRRAADFDNYRKRMMKEKQDTYDYANAGLLGDLLDSLDNFDRTIDAAKDAKDAKSIADGIKMINKALVKMLEDKYGLVGYGKEGDEFNPDEHEAIGRMEDEKAKKETLAQVYLKGYKLKDKVIRHAKVMVKVPKA, via the coding sequence ATGGCTGAAGAGAAAACAGAACAAGCTGAAAATCAGACTGAAGAAAAAGCAACTTCTCAGGAAGCTGCTGCTGATTCACAGACTGCGGATGCTGCTCCAGAGTCGGATAAAGCAGAAGAAAAGAAAGAACAGACTCCAGAAGAGCGCATTGCTGCCCTTGAAAAAGAAAATGCTGATCTTAAGGATCAGCTCTTGCGCCGCGCTGCAGACTTTGATAACTACCGCAAGCGCATGATGAAAGAAAAGCAGGACACTTACGACTACGCAAACGCCGGACTTTTGGGCGACCTGCTTGACAGTCTTGATAATTTTGACCGTACAATTGATGCTGCAAAGGACGCAAAAGATGCAAAATCAATCGCAGACGGAATCAAAATGATTAACAAGGCTCTTGTTAAAATGCTTGAAGACAAATATGGTCTTGTTGGTTACGGCAAGGAAGGAGATGAATTCAATCCTGACGAGCACGAAGCAATTGGCCGTATGGAAGATGAAAAGGCCAAGAAGGAAACATTGGCTCAGGTTTATCTCAAGGGCTACAAGCTCAAGGATAAAGTTATTCGTCACGCTAAGGTAATGGTTAAGGTACCAAAGGCGTAA
- the dnaK gene encoding molecular chaperone DnaK, producing MGKIIGIDLGTTNSCVAVMENGEPVVIQNSEGGRTTPSIVGFTAKGDRIVGAPAKNQMVTNPKNTVYSVKRLIGHRFSELQGEATKLPYTIIDNGSDCRVEVEEGGAKKRYSPQEISAFILQKMKKTAEDYLGTEVTDAVITVPAYFNDSQRQATKDAGKIAGLNVQRIINEPTAASLAFGFKQDQDKEKTIAVYDLGGGTFDISILELADGVFEVKSTNGDTHLGGDDWDRVIVNWLIDGFKADTGIDLSKDPMAMQRLREAAENAKIQLSSQTSTDINLPFITADATGPKHLQKSLTRAQFEQMTDDLYERTKEPCRKALQDAGITADKIDEVLLVGGSSRMPKVQEVVKAIFGKEGSRAVNPDEAVAVGAAIQGGVLQGDVKDVLLLDVTPLSLGIETMGGVFTKLIPRNTTIPTKKSQIFSTAADGQTAVSIHVLQGEREMADQNRTLGRFDLVGIPAAPRGVPQIEVTFDIDANGIVHVSAKDLGTGKEQHIQITSSSGLSDEEIEKMVKDAEANAAADKAKREGVDARNEADSLIYATEKTLKDLGDKVDGGEKQKIEDAMAALKQAMQGDNVEDIKAKTEALKQASYKIAEELYKQQAAAGGAQPGADGAAGADAGAGASDAGAENKSSGFNKGSADDVEYEVKDEK from the coding sequence ATGGGAAAAATCATAGGTATTGACTTAGGAACAACAAACTCTTGTGTTGCCGTAATGGAAAACGGTGAACCAGTAGTAATTCAGAACTCAGAAGGTGGACGTACAACTCCTTCTATCGTAGGTTTCACAGCTAAGGGAGACCGCATTGTTGGTGCACCTGCTAAAAACCAGATGGTAACAAATCCTAAAAACACAGTTTACTCTGTAAAGCGTCTTATCGGACATCGCTTCAGTGAACTTCAGGGTGAAGCAACAAAGCTTCCATATACAATTATTGATAACGGTTCAGACTGCCGTGTAGAAGTAGAAGAGGGTGGAGCTAAAAAGCGCTACTCACCTCAGGAAATTTCAGCTTTCATTCTTCAGAAGATGAAGAAAACTGCTGAGGACTACCTCGGAACAGAAGTAACAGACGCTGTAATTACTGTACCTGCTTATTTCAACGACTCTCAGCGCCAGGCTACTAAGGATGCTGGTAAGATCGCCGGTCTTAACGTTCAGCGTATTATCAACGAACCTACAGCAGCTTCTCTTGCTTTCGGTTTCAAACAGGATCAGGACAAGGAAAAGACAATCGCTGTATACGACCTTGGTGGTGGTACATTCGATATTTCTATCCTCGAACTCGCAGACGGCGTATTCGAAGTAAAATCTACAAACGGTGATACACACCTTGGTGGAGATGACTGGGACCGCGTTATCGTAAACTGGCTCATCGACGGCTTCAAGGCTGATACTGGTATTGACCTTTCTAAAGACCCAATGGCTATGCAGCGTCTTCGTGAAGCAGCTGAAAATGCTAAGATTCAGCTTTCTTCACAGACTTCTACAGATATCAACCTTCCATTTATTACAGCTGATGCAACAGGTCCAAAACACCTTCAGAAGTCTTTGACTCGTGCTCAGTTTGAACAGATGACAGATGACCTTTACGAAAGAACAAAGGAACCTTGCCGCAAGGCTCTCCAGGATGCTGGTATTACAGCAGACAAGATTGACGAGGTTCTCCTTGTTGGTGGTTCTTCTCGTATGCCAAAGGTACAGGAAGTTGTTAAGGCAATCTTCGGAAAAGAGGGTAGCCGTGCTGTAAACCCAGATGAAGCAGTTGCAGTAGGGGCCGCTATTCAGGGTGGTGTACTCCAGGGTGATGTAAAGGACGTTCTTCTTCTTGATGTAACTCCACTTTCACTTGGTATTGAAACAATGGGTGGCGTATTCACAAAGCTCATCCCAAGAAATACAACAATTCCTACAAAGAAGAGCCAGATCTTCTCTACAGCTGCTGATGGACAGACTGCCGTATCAATTCACGTACTCCAGGGTGAACGTGAAATGGCTGATCAGAACCGTACACTCGGCCGCTTCGACCTCGTAGGTATTCCAGCCGCTCCTCGTGGTGTTCCACAGATTGAAGTTACATTCGATATCGATGCTAACGGTATTGTTCACGTATCTGCTAAGGATCTTGGAACCGGTAAAGAGCAGCACATTCAGATTACTTCTTCTTCTGGACTTTCTGATGAAGAAATCGAGAAGATGGTTAAAGATGCAGAAGCAAATGCAGCTGCAGATAAGGCTAAACGCGAAGGCGTTGATGCACGTAACGAAGCAGACAGTTTGATCTATGCTACAGAAAAGACACTTAAGGATCTTGGAGACAAGGTTGATGGTGGCGAAAAGCAGAAGATTGAAGATGCAATGGCAGCCCTCAAGCAGGCTATGCAGGGCGACAATGTAGAAGACATCAAGGCTAAGACAGAAGCTTTGAAGCAGGCTTCTTACAAGATCGCTGAAGAACTCTACAAGCAGCAGGCAGCTGCAGGCGGAGCTCAGCCAGGTGCTGACGGTGCCGCTGGTGCAGATGCTGGAGCTGGTGCTTCAGATGCAGGCGCAGAAAACAAATCATCTGGCTTCAACAAAGGCTCAGCAGACGACGTTGAGTACGAAGTAAAGGATGAAAAATAA
- the dnaJ gene encoding molecular chaperone DnaJ yields the protein MAKRDYYEVLGVDKSADQDAIKKAYRKLAVKYHPDRNPGDKSAEEKFREATEAYEVLSDAEKRPIYDQYGFAGLDGMGAGGGGGAQYSHAFHDFSDLFGGAGGGFSDIFDSIFGGGFGGGSRSSRSSGPAAGASLRYDLHIQFKDAVYGTTADIHFKHNEPCEACKGSGAAAGASKKTCPTCNGMGQVRQGNGFFTIQQTCPKCGGKGTIIDKPCPSCRGKGIQEKSKQMSLKIPAGVDNGKRIVIRGMGDAGENGGPAGDLVVVLHVEQHPFFERDGADLYCAVPISIAQAALGCEITITALDGKKLAIKIPDGTANGKLLRIKGEGVPMSGSSRKGDLYVKIMVQVPTHLSSKQKDLLKQYMDLENPPKEPNLLNLSKLGD from the coding sequence ATGGCAAAACGCGATTATTACGAAGTATTAGGTGTTGATAAATCAGCTGATCAGGATGCAATTAAAAAGGCATACCGCAAGCTTGCTGTAAAATATCATCCGGACCGAAATCCAGGAGATAAATCTGCCGAGGAAAAATTCCGCGAAGCAACAGAAGCATACGAAGTTCTTTCTGATGCAGAAAAACGTCCTATTTACGATCAGTACGGTTTTGCCGGTCTTGACGGAATGGGAGCTGGTGGCGGTGGTGGAGCACAGTATTCACATGCTTTCCACGACTTCTCAGACCTCTTTGGTGGAGCCGGTGGTGGCTTCTCTGATATTTTCGACAGTATTTTCGGCGGTGGCTTTGGCGGTGGTTCACGCAGTTCAAGAAGCAGTGGTCCTGCAGCTGGTGCAAGCCTCCGCTATGACCTTCATATTCAGTTTAAGGATGCCGTATACGGTACAACAGCTGATATTCATTTTAAGCACAATGAGCCTTGTGAGGCTTGTAAGGGTAGTGGTGCTGCTGCCGGTGCTTCTAAAAAGACTTGTCCTACCTGTAATGGTATGGGCCAGGTACGCCAGGGCAATGGTTTCTTTACTATTCAGCAGACATGTCCTAAATGTGGCGGTAAAGGTACTATAATTGACAAACCTTGTCCAAGCTGCCGCGGAAAAGGTATTCAGGAAAAATCTAAGCAGATGTCTCTTAAGATTCCTGCCGGAGTTGATAACGGAAAGCGTATCGTAATCCGCGGAATGGGTGATGCCGGAGAAAACGGTGGACCAGCAGGAGACCTCGTAGTTGTATTACACGTAGAACAGCATCCATTCTTTGAAAGAGACGGGGCAGACCTCTACTGTGCTGTACCAATCAGCATTGCTCAGGCTGCTCTTGGCTGTGAAATCACTATTACAGCCCTCGATGGCAAGAAATTAGCAATTAAAATCCCAGATGGCACTGCAAACGGCAAACTTCTCCGCATTAAGGGCGAAGGTGTTCCAATGAGCGGTTCTTCTCGTAAGGGTGATTTGTACGTTAAGATTATGGTTCAGGTTCCAACTCATCTTTCTTCTAAACAGAAGGATCTGTTGAAGCAGTATATGGATCTGGAAAATCCTCCTAAGGAACCAAATCTCCTTAATCTTTCAAAACTCGGTGATTAA
- a CDS encoding PP2C family protein-serine/threonine phosphatase has translation MVSTFFDRHIGVTTNYRKARGFFMCCDGYHLYVFCRYTRLFDLDVYKRLLEEYKRFVSRSRTITTLSEISATTKEWEQLAETQQSFLPQKIPNIPKLKIATYYRPLVNVSGDYFSILPIDASKTLLMLGDVSGKGLPAALIMGLVMNTVKIIEDKEDLVGVLHAIDKAIKGMHLQDKYTVLFLSIIDTEKMRIRYINASMSDPIILSPSPDGYRIKPLTSNASLIGILDVGDVNVAEKRLFRGDTILMATDGVSEVMDESGVELGDTDIYKKTLMAGAAKEPQQMVDDIVDLIMKYNGDKKLHDDVTMMIAKVGY, from the coding sequence ATGGTTTCTACTTTTTTCGATCGCCACATTGGTGTAACTACAAATTACCGTAAGGCACGCGGATTTTTTATGTGCTGCGACGGATATCATCTTTATGTTTTCTGCCGTTATACAAGACTTTTTGACCTCGATGTATATAAGAGACTTCTGGAAGAGTACAAGCGTTTTGTAAGCCGTTCACGTACAATTACAACACTTTCTGAAATTTCTGCTACAACAAAGGAATGGGAACAGCTGGCTGAAACACAGCAGTCATTCCTTCCACAGAAGATTCCAAACATTCCAAAGCTCAAAATTGCAACTTACTACCGTCCTCTCGTAAACGTATCGGGAGACTACTTCTCAATTCTTCCAATTGATGCTTCAAAGACACTTCTCATGCTTGGAGACGTATCTGGTAAGGGACTTCCTGCTGCCCTCATCATGGGTTTGGTTATGAACACTGTAAAGATTATCGAAGACAAGGAAGATCTTGTTGGTGTGCTTCATGCAATCGATAAAGCGATTAAGGGAATGCACCTTCAGGATAAATATACTGTATTGTTCCTTAGTATTATTGATACTGAAAAGATGCGTATCCGTTATATCAACGCTTCCATGTCTGATCCTATTATTCTTTCACCTTCGCCAGATGGTTACCGAATCAAGCCTCTTACTTCAAATGCTTCGCTCATCGGTATTCTTGATGTTGGTGATGTTAATGTTGCAGAAAAACGTCTTTTCCGTGGAGATACCATTCTGATGGCAACCGACGGTGTATCGGAAGTAATGGATGAAAGTGGTGTAGAGCTCGGTGATACAGATATCTATAAAAAGACCCTTATGGCTGGTGCTGCAAAAGAGCCTCAGCAGATGGTTGATGATATTGTAGACCTTATCATGAAATACAATGGCGATAAAAAACTTCATGATGACGTTACAATGATGATTGCCAAGGTAGGTTACTAA